The Fervidibacillus albus genome contains a region encoding:
- the sdaAA gene encoding L-serine ammonia-lyase, iron-sulfur-dependent, subunit alpha: MLFKTVRELVDLAEKERKKISHIMIEQEMEVTKKSREEIIERMEKNLQVMENSVQRGLKGVTSRTGLTGGDAVRLQKYIEEGNFLSGEIVLDAVSKAMATNEVNAAMGMICATPTAGSAGVVPGTLFAVKEKLNPTREQMIEYLFTAGAFGFVVANNASISGASGGCQAEIGSASGMAAAAIVEMAGGTPSQSAEAMAITLKNMLGLVCDPVAGLVEVPCVKRNAMGAANAMVGADMALAGIQSRIPCDEVIAAMFKVGQMMPSALRETAQGGLAVTPTGKKYEREIFGNPQRK, translated from the coding sequence ATGTTATTTAAAACCGTACGAGAGCTCGTTGATCTGGCGGAAAAAGAACGGAAAAAAATTAGCCATATTATGATTGAGCAGGAAATGGAAGTAACGAAAAAAAGTCGAGAAGAAATCATCGAACGAATGGAAAAAAATTTACAAGTCATGGAAAATTCTGTGCAAAGGGGGTTGAAAGGAGTAACTTCCCGTACTGGTCTAACTGGTGGGGATGCGGTTCGATTACAAAAATATATAGAAGAAGGGAATTTTTTATCGGGGGAAATCGTTCTCGATGCTGTTAGTAAGGCAATGGCGACGAATGAAGTCAATGCAGCGATGGGTATGATTTGTGCAACACCGACAGCGGGTAGTGCTGGCGTTGTTCCTGGTACCCTTTTTGCCGTAAAGGAGAAATTGAATCCGACCCGAGAGCAAATGATTGAATATCTTTTTACAGCCGGGGCCTTTGGTTTTGTTGTAGCAAATAATGCTTCTATTTCCGGTGCTAGTGGAGGATGTCAAGCGGAAATTGGTTCTGCTAGTGGTATGGCGGCTGCAGCGATCGTTGAGATGGCAGGGGGAACGCCTAGTCAGTCGGCTGAGGCCATGGCGATTACATTAAAGAACATGCTCGGTCTCGTATGTGATCCGGTAGCAGGCCTCGTGGAAGTACCTTGCGTAAAAAGAAACGCGATGGGGGCAGCTAATGCAATGGTAGGTGCGGATATGGCCCTTGCCGGAATTCAGAGCCGCATTCCTTGTGATGAAGTCATCGCAGCGATGTTTAAAGTTGGGCAAATGATGCCCTCAGCATTAAGAGAAACGGCACAAGGAGGGTTAGCGGTAACGCCAACAGGAAAAAAATACGAAAGGGAAATATTTGGCAATCCGCAAAGGAAGTGA
- the recG gene encoding ATP-dependent DNA helicase RecG, producing the protein MTKVLEQSVTTIRGVGEETASTLASMGIHTVEDLLTHFPFRFEDRRIKDLAEVEHDEKVTVEGIVKSEPSLTFYGRKKSRLTVRIMVGSYMITAVFFNQPYLKKKLSLDATVTISGKWNRYRQQIIVNEIQFRKVNDVNAMDFQPVYSVKGNLTSKGLHRLIRLAFAEYLAAIEETIPPFLLEKYRLPSRKEAIRAIHFPMYPEEIKQARRRLVYEEFLQFQLKIQALRKVEREKSTGITLSFHQEQLKRMIESLPFPLTNAQKRVLKEIIRDLRSPYRMNRLLQGDVGSGKTVVAAIALFITALSGYQGALMVPTEILAEQHAESIGELLRPFSVTIALLTGSVKGKKRKEILSGLAEGTISIVIGTHALIQDDIHFSNLGLVITDEQHRFGVEQRRILREKGMNPNTLIMTATPIPRTLAITAFGELDVSIIDEMPAGRKKVETYWAKPEMLERVLRMMERELEKGRQAYVICPLIEESEKLDVQNAIDVHASLVQFFRSRYKIGLMHGRLSPEEKENVMKQFANNSVHVLVSTTVVEVGVNVPNASMMVIYDAERFGLSQLHQLRGRVGRGNHQSFCILIADPKSETGKERMRIMTETNDGFLLSEKDLELRGPGDFFGKKQSGLPEFKLADMVHDYRALETARKDAEKLIQSDMFWEGEEFRILRNRLEQSGIMDGEKLD; encoded by the coding sequence GTGACAAAAGTTTTGGAACAAAGTGTTACAACCATTCGAGGCGTCGGAGAAGAAACAGCTTCGACACTCGCTTCCATGGGAATTCATACCGTCGAGGACTTACTTACTCATTTCCCCTTTCGATTTGAAGATCGGCGCATAAAGGATTTAGCCGAAGTTGAACACGACGAAAAAGTAACGGTGGAAGGAATTGTGAAAAGTGAGCCTTCCTTAACTTTCTACGGGCGAAAAAAATCCCGTTTAACTGTTCGAATCATGGTTGGTTCTTACATGATTACTGCCGTTTTTTTTAACCAGCCGTATTTAAAGAAAAAATTATCACTCGATGCGACCGTCACTATATCGGGGAAATGGAATCGATATCGGCAACAAATAATCGTCAATGAAATTCAGTTTAGAAAAGTAAATGACGTAAACGCAATGGATTTTCAACCGGTATATTCAGTCAAAGGAAATTTAACGTCGAAAGGTTTACATCGGCTTATTCGTCTCGCTTTTGCCGAATATCTTGCTGCCATTGAAGAAACAATACCGCCCTTTTTATTGGAAAAATATCGTCTCCCTTCGAGAAAAGAAGCGATCCGTGCCATTCATTTTCCAATGTATCCGGAAGAAATTAAACAGGCTAGAAGACGGCTCGTTTATGAAGAATTTTTACAGTTTCAATTGAAAATTCAAGCGTTGCGAAAAGTCGAAAGGGAAAAATCAACAGGTATCACCCTTTCTTTTCATCAAGAACAATTAAAAAGGATGATCGAATCGTTGCCCTTCCCGTTGACCAATGCTCAGAAGCGGGTTTTGAAGGAAATTATCCGTGATCTTCGCTCTCCGTACCGGATGAATCGATTGTTGCAAGGGGATGTCGGTTCGGGAAAAACGGTTGTCGCCGCAATCGCCCTATTTATTACGGCCCTTTCCGGCTATCAAGGGGCTTTGATGGTCCCGACGGAAATTCTCGCCGAACAACATGCGGAATCAATCGGTGAACTACTACGGCCCTTTTCCGTCACAATCGCCTTATTGACCGGTTCGGTTAAAGGGAAAAAACGGAAGGAAATATTATCCGGCCTTGCCGAAGGAACGATTTCCATCGTGATCGGTACCCATGCACTCATCCAAGATGATATCCACTTTTCCAACTTAGGACTCGTAATTACCGATGAACAACATCGGTTTGGGGTGGAACAACGGCGAATTTTACGGGAAAAGGGAATGAATCCGAACACATTAATTATGACGGCGACACCCATACCGAGAACGCTCGCCATTACTGCCTTCGGAGAATTGGATGTGTCAATAATCGATGAGATGCCTGCAGGAAGAAAAAAGGTAGAGACGTATTGGGCAAAGCCGGAAATGTTGGAACGGGTATTAAGGATGATGGAGAGGGAACTAGAAAAGGGAAGACAAGCTTATGTCATATGCCCTTTAATTGAAGAATCTGAGAAATTGGACGTACAAAACGCGATCGATGTTCATGCTAGCCTCGTTCAATTTTTTCGCAGTCGGTACAAAATCGGTCTCATGCACGGACGGTTATCACCGGAAGAAAAAGAGAATGTTATGAAGCAGTTTGCGAATAATTCCGTTCACGTTCTCGTCTCGACGACGGTCGTAGAAGTTGGTGTCAACGTGCCGAATGCGAGTATGATGGTCATTTATGATGCCGAAAGATTCGGTCTTTCCCAATTGCACCAGTTGCGAGGCAGGGTTGGAAGAGGGAATCACCAATCCTTTTGTATTTTAATAGCCGATCCAAAATCAGAAACGGGTAAGGAACGGATGCGAATTATGACGGAGACAAACGATGGGTTTTTATTAAGTGAAAAGGATTTGGAATTACGAGGTCCCGGCGATTTTTTCGGAAAAAAACAGAGCGGCCTACCGGAATTTAAACTGGCCGATATGGTTCATGATTATCGTGCGTTGGAAACGGCGAGAAAAGATGCGGAAAAATTGATTCAATCCGATATGTTTTGGGAGGGAGAGGAATTTCGTATATTGAGAAACCGTCTTGAACAATCTGGGATTATGGATGGGGAAAAGTTGGACTGA
- the fapR gene encoding transcription factor FapR, translating into MRRNKRERQKQLKETIMENPFITDEELAEKFSVSIQTIRLDRLELSIPELRERIKTVAEQNFADQLRSLPIEEVIGEIIDIELDQQAISLLDIKKEHVFSRTHIARGHHLFAQANSLAVAVINDELALTAKANIRFIRQVKLGERVIAKAKVVKEDEKGRTIVEVKSYVHKELVFIGEFSMFRSNFIETGEK; encoded by the coding sequence ATGAGACGAAATAAAAGAGAGCGACAGAAACAATTAAAAGAAACGATAATGGAAAATCCGTTCATCACAGATGAAGAACTGGCTGAAAAATTTTCCGTGAGCATTCAAACGATTCGATTGGATCGGCTAGAGTTGTCTATCCCCGAACTTCGGGAACGCATCAAGACAGTTGCTGAACAAAATTTTGCCGATCAGCTTCGATCCCTCCCCATTGAGGAAGTCATTGGAGAAATAATCGATATAGAATTAGATCAACAGGCAATTTCCCTTTTAGATATAAAAAAGGAACATGTTTTCAGTCGAACACATATTGCAAGGGGCCATCATCTATTCGCTCAAGCAAATTCGTTAGCAGTCGCCGTTATTAACGATGAACTCGCTTTAACCGCGAAGGCGAACATTCGATTTATTCGACAGGTGAAACTGGGAGAACGGGTTATCGCAAAGGCGAAGGTAGTAAAGGAAGATGAAAAGGGCCGAACGATTGTTGAAGTGAAAAGTTATGTGCATAAGGAACTCGTTTTTATCGGAGAATTTTCCATGTTCCGTTCAAATTTCATAGAAACAGGTGAAAAATAA
- the plsX gene encoding phosphate acyltransferase PlsX: protein MRLAIDAMGGDYGPEVVVKGAVRAVEQFADLEITLVGNETKINPFLTDRTRINVIHTETQIMGDEEPVRAVRRKKDSSMVLMAQQVKDGKADACISAGNTGALMTSGLFVVGRIRGIDRPALAPTLPTIDGKGFVFLDVGANADAKPEHLLQYAYMGSIYAEKVRGIKNPTVGLLNIGTESKKGNDLTRKTYALLEKSDLNFIGNVEARDLLNSVSDVVVTDGFTGNMVLKSIEGSAISIFKMLKETLLANMKAKMAAALIKNDLGKLKQKMDYSEYGGACLFGLKAPVVKAHGSSDEQAIFHAIRQARDLVLNQVPDKIIAAVSKK, encoded by the coding sequence ATCAGACTAGCAATCGACGCAATGGGAGGAGACTACGGACCGGAAGTCGTTGTAAAAGGAGCGGTCCGAGCCGTGGAACAGTTTGCTGATTTGGAAATCACGTTAGTTGGAAACGAGACGAAAATTAATCCTTTTTTGACGGATCGAACACGGATTAACGTCATCCATACGGAAACACAAATTATGGGGGATGAAGAGCCGGTTAGAGCCGTCCGGAGAAAAAAAGATTCGTCGATGGTTTTAATGGCTCAACAAGTAAAGGATGGGAAGGCCGATGCGTGTATTTCTGCAGGTAATACCGGGGCACTGATGACTAGTGGTTTGTTTGTCGTCGGTAGGATTCGTGGCATTGATCGACCGGCTCTTGCACCGACGTTACCGACCATCGATGGTAAGGGGTTTGTATTTTTAGACGTTGGGGCAAACGCCGATGCAAAACCGGAACATTTGTTACAATACGCTTATATGGGTTCCATTTACGCCGAAAAGGTACGAGGAATTAAAAACCCGACGGTCGGATTACTTAATATCGGTACGGAATCGAAAAAGGGGAACGATTTAACTCGAAAAACGTACGCGTTATTAGAAAAAAGCGATTTAAATTTCATCGGAAACGTAGAAGCGAGGGACTTGTTAAACAGCGTTAGCGATGTCGTTGTAACGGATGGTTTTACCGGAAATATGGTATTGAAAAGCATCGAAGGTTCCGCTATATCGATTTTCAAAATGTTAAAGGAAACGTTGTTGGCTAACATGAAGGCGAAAATGGCAGCCGCTTTGATTAAAAACGATTTAGGAAAATTAAAACAGAAAATGGATTATTCGGAATACGGTGGAGCGTGTCTTTTCGGTCTAAAAGCACCGGTCGTCAAAGCCCACGGTTCATCCGATGAACAAGCGATTTTTCATGCAATTAGGCAGGCAAGGGATTTAGTATTAAATCAAGTTCCCGATAAAATCATAGCAGCCGTTTCAAAGAAGTAG
- the fabD gene encoding ACP S-malonyltransferase, translated as MTKIAFLFPGQGSQSVGMGKQLADVNPNVANVFRQADEVLGEKLSKLIFDGPQKELTLTTNAQPALLTVCTAILRAVQQHSIFPDYVAGHSLGEYSALVANGALTFEDAVKIVRMRGESMEKALPHGQGTMAAILGMDRETLREITGEVSRFGDSVQLANINCPGQIVISGTKTGVDKACEIAKEKGARRTIPLEVSGPFHSVLMEPAAKRMKTVLERYELKDTKIPVISNVTAEPVTSGDDMKRLLIKQITSPVLWEDSVRKLIQLGVTTFVEIGPGKVLTGLIRKIDRSVNVLPIYDEATMEIAIRELKGDHT; from the coding sequence ATGACGAAAATTGCCTTTTTATTCCCTGGGCAAGGTTCCCAATCCGTTGGCATGGGGAAACAACTGGCTGATGTAAACCCGAATGTGGCAAATGTGTTTCGCCAGGCGGATGAAGTGTTAGGTGAAAAATTATCGAAATTAATATTCGATGGACCTCAAAAGGAATTGACGTTGACGACGAATGCACAACCGGCTCTTCTCACTGTTTGCACAGCTATTTTACGTGCGGTACAACAACATTCCATTTTTCCCGATTACGTTGCCGGCCATAGCCTCGGTGAATATAGTGCTTTAGTAGCGAACGGGGCCCTTACTTTCGAAGATGCAGTCAAAATCGTTCGAATGCGTGGTGAGTCTATGGAGAAGGCACTTCCCCACGGACAAGGGACGATGGCGGCAATTTTAGGGATGGACCGAGAGACATTAAGGGAAATCACCGGTGAAGTTTCCCGTTTCGGTGATTCAGTCCAACTGGCGAACATAAATTGCCCGGGACAAATCGTCATTTCCGGAACGAAGACAGGGGTAGACAAGGCGTGTGAAATTGCGAAGGAAAAAGGAGCGAGAAGGACGATCCCCCTCGAAGTAAGCGGTCCGTTCCATTCCGTATTGATGGAACCGGCTGCAAAACGGATGAAAACCGTTTTGGAACGATACGAACTCAAGGATACGAAAATTCCCGTTATTTCCAATGTCACCGCTGAACCGGTTACTTCTGGAGATGACATGAAACGATTGTTAATAAAACAAATCACTTCCCCAGTTTTATGGGAAGATTCCGTCCGAAAACTGATTCAATTAGGTGTTACGACGTTTGTGGAAATAGGACCTGGAAAAGTATTGACGGGATTAATTCGAAAAATTGATCGTAGTGTAAACGTATTGCCAATCTATGACGAAGCGACGATGGAGATCGCAATTCGCGAACTAAAGGGGGACCATACATGA
- the fabG gene encoding 3-oxoacyl-[acyl-carrier-protein] reductase → MNLEGKKALVTGASRGIGREIAIELAKCGADVIVNYAGNEQLANEVVEEIRTLGRKSMAIQANVANRIEVENMVKETVQFLGTLNILVNNAGITRDQLIMRMKESEWDEVLDVNLKGVFLTTKAVTREMMRQRTGRIINISSIVGASGNAGQANYVAAKSGIIGLTKTTAKELAKRNITVNAVAPGFITTDMTDQLTDDVRQELSKQIPLGRLGEPKDVAKAVAFLASDDSSYITGQTIHVNGGMYM, encoded by the coding sequence ATGAATTTAGAAGGGAAAAAAGCGTTAGTGACCGGTGCATCAAGGGGAATTGGCCGAGAAATTGCCATCGAGTTGGCAAAATGCGGTGCCGATGTAATTGTCAACTATGCTGGAAATGAACAATTGGCCAATGAAGTAGTGGAGGAAATTCGTACACTTGGTAGAAAAAGCATGGCGATTCAGGCAAATGTGGCCAATCGCATTGAAGTAGAAAATATGGTGAAAGAAACGGTTCAATTTCTCGGTACGTTAAACATCCTCGTAAACAATGCCGGCATTACCCGAGACCAATTAATTATGCGGATGAAGGAATCCGAGTGGGACGAGGTTTTAGACGTGAATTTAAAAGGGGTATTTTTAACGACGAAGGCGGTCACGAGAGAAATGATGAGGCAAAGAACAGGTCGAATCATCAACATCTCTTCGATCGTTGGTGCAAGCGGAAATGCTGGACAAGCCAATTACGTTGCAGCAAAATCGGGAATCATCGGATTGACAAAAACGACAGCAAAGGAATTGGCGAAAAGAAACATTACAGTTAACGCTGTTGCACCAGGTTTCATTACGACGGATATGACCGACCAATTAACTGACGATGTTCGGCAAGAGCTATCGAAACAAATTCCTCTCGGTCGACTCGGAGAACCGAAGGATGTAGCAAAGGCGGTCGCCTTCTTAGCTTCCGATGATAGTAGTTACATTACAGGGCAGACAATTCACGTTAACGGTGGAATGTATATGTAA
- a CDS encoding acyl carrier protein, with protein sequence MSDVLERVTNIIVDRLGVEESKVTLDATFKDDLGADSLDVVELVMELEDEFGLQFSDEDSEKIVTVGDAVKYIESKL encoded by the coding sequence ATGAGCGACGTATTAGAACGAGTAACAAACATTATCGTTGACCGCCTCGGGGTGGAAGAATCGAAAGTAACTTTGGATGCCACATTCAAAGACGATTTAGGTGCCGATTCCCTCGATGTCGTAGAACTCGTTATGGAATTGGAAGATGAATTCGGCTTACAATTTTCCGATGAGGATTCAGAGAAAATCGTAACCGTCGGAGATGCGGTGAAATACATAGAAAGTAAGCTGTAA
- the rnc gene encoding ribonuclease III: MVKFHRGKQMKEQMNHRFKQFQEKIGIRFSNPSLLIQAFTHSSYVNEHRRRRREDNERLEFLGDAVLELTVSHFLYETYPMMEEGELTKLRAAIVCEASLVSFAKELDFGSFMLLGKGEELTGGRKRPALLADAFEAFIGALYLDQGIDVVRQFLEKIVFPKVVEGAFSHVMDYKSQLQEIVQRDALGIVQYKIIEEKGPAHNREFVSEVFINGNKYGTGMGRSKKEAEQQAAHFALSKLKEAFHGKRKDI, translated from the coding sequence ATGGTTAAGTTTCATCGAGGAAAACAAATGAAAGAACAAATGAATCATCGTTTTAAACAATTTCAAGAAAAGATTGGAATCCGTTTTTCCAATCCATCCTTACTCATACAAGCATTTACCCATTCATCGTATGTGAACGAGCATCGAAGGAGGCGTCGAGAAGACAATGAAAGACTGGAATTTCTTGGTGATGCCGTTTTAGAACTGACCGTTTCCCATTTTCTTTATGAAACGTACCCGATGATGGAAGAAGGGGAATTAACGAAACTTCGGGCTGCAATTGTATGTGAAGCTTCCCTCGTATCCTTTGCAAAGGAGCTTGATTTCGGTAGCTTTATGTTGTTAGGAAAAGGGGAAGAATTGACAGGGGGAAGGAAACGTCCAGCTTTGTTGGCAGATGCTTTCGAGGCATTTATCGGTGCCCTATATTTGGACCAAGGAATCGACGTCGTACGACAATTTCTGGAAAAAATTGTTTTTCCGAAAGTTGTTGAAGGTGCTTTTTCCCATGTGATGGATTATAAAAGTCAGTTACAAGAAATCGTTCAAAGGGACGCTTTAGGTATTGTCCAATATAAAATTATTGAAGAAAAAGGTCCGGCCCATAATCGGGAGTTCGTCTCCGAAGTTTTCATTAACGGGAATAAATACGGTACCGGCATGGGGAGATCAAAAAAGGAGGCTGAACAACAAGCGGCCCATTTCGCGTTAAGCAAATTAAAAGAAGCATTTCATGGTAAAAGAAAGGATATTTAA
- the smc gene encoding chromosome segregation protein SMC has translation MFLKRLDIVGFKSFAEKISIDFVKGVTAVVGPNGSGKSNITDAIRWVLGEQSVKSLRGGKMEDIIFAGSDTRKPLNFAEVSLTLDNEDHFLPLDYEEVCITRRIDRSGVSDFFINKQPCRLKDIVDLIMDSGLGREAFSIISQGKVEEILNSKADQRRAIFEEAAGVLKYKTRKRKAEAKLEETEDNLNRVKDILYELENQLEPLATQASIAKDYLEKKEELNTHEISLIVYEIEQLNEKWEQQKQKVQQHTNEELQLTTTIQKKDAEIQQIRNRLAAIDESVEQLQKILLSTSEELEKLEGMKGVLNERKRNAKQQLQVLDDQIVEDTKKLAELQQLLEKVEKERGELLQIIEKDRKTLAEKNQALQLYQGDIEKKIEILKSEYIDLLNSQATIKNEDRHLRDRLEQMGNRNLRLLKENEQFLMERKRLKEQIQSVEGQMKQLQRSIEDLASVRQESQRKMEQLEIEYKNAEEKYYKGLQFVQQAKNRKELLEELEGDFAGFFRGVKEVLKARNQLPGIEGAVAELIQVDEPYETAIEIALSSSMQHIVVKTEESARKAIEYLKKNGFGRATFLPQSVIKGKELPEHVKRIVQNHPSFVGIASNLVSIDKKYDSIITNLLGNVIISRDLKGANDIAKQVQYRYRVVTLEGDVVNAGGSMTGGTTKQKGGSFLARKSELESLKEKLKAMDSKTLKWEQNLKKKKELIKGQHEYLQKLEDQRILLQEQIQKLKDERKDLYWQEKNIDERLVIFDREETALSEEKQELEMKVEQNREKLTDVQLKIQKIEEEIAILSKRQTMNESEKNDLMEMMNELKVDLAKKEEKLHHLQQQFEDFQERQLERRERLEKNKREREEYIQTIESNDDEVVHIDEKAKETLKNKEKTVELIAERRKNRLEIQQQLENLERETQELKRTHKSLNDLLTDEQVKLNRLDVDLDNRLARLREEYFLSYEGAKETYPLSVPYEDAKKKVMLLKRAIDELGTVNLGAIDEYERVKERYEFLLEQREDLQGAKNTLYQIIAEMDEEMIRRFHETFNAIRDEFNDVFCSLFGGGRADLTLTDPNDLLNTGVEIIAQPPGKKLQNLALLSGGERALTAIALLFSILRVRPVPFCVLDEVEAALDEANVYRFSQYLKQFSKQSQFIVITHRKGTMEEADVLYGVTMQESGVSKLVSVRLDEESYVG, from the coding sequence ATGTTTTTGAAAAGACTCGATATCGTTGGATTTAAATCGTTCGCCGAAAAAATATCCATCGATTTTGTTAAAGGTGTGACCGCTGTCGTCGGACCAAATGGAAGTGGGAAAAGTAATATTACCGATGCCATTCGTTGGGTACTCGGAGAGCAATCCGTAAAATCGTTACGGGGAGGAAAGATGGAGGATATTATTTTTGCCGGAAGTGATACGAGAAAGCCGTTAAATTTTGCGGAAGTATCATTAACCCTTGACAATGAGGACCATTTCCTCCCTCTTGATTATGAAGAAGTTTGTATTACGAGGCGAATCGATCGTTCGGGCGTAAGTGATTTTTTCATTAATAAACAACCTTGCCGCCTGAAGGATATCGTCGATTTAATCATGGATTCCGGACTTGGGAGGGAAGCCTTTTCCATCATTAGTCAAGGGAAAGTGGAAGAAATATTAAATAGTAAAGCGGATCAACGGAGAGCGATTTTTGAGGAAGCAGCAGGTGTGTTAAAGTATAAAACGCGGAAACGGAAAGCCGAAGCAAAATTAGAAGAAACGGAAGACAATTTAAACCGCGTTAAAGATATTTTATATGAGCTGGAAAACCAACTGGAACCGTTGGCGACTCAAGCATCGATAGCCAAAGACTATTTAGAGAAAAAAGAAGAACTCAATACACATGAAATTAGCCTCATCGTATACGAAATTGAACAATTGAATGAAAAATGGGAACAACAAAAACAGAAAGTACAACAACATACGAATGAAGAATTACAATTGACAACAACGATTCAAAAAAAGGATGCAGAAATCCAACAAATTCGCAATCGATTGGCCGCAATCGATGAATCGGTGGAACAACTCCAAAAAATACTCCTTTCAACAAGTGAAGAGTTGGAAAAATTAGAAGGAATGAAAGGAGTATTAAACGAACGGAAACGGAATGCAAAACAACAATTACAAGTGCTAGACGACCAAATTGTAGAAGATACGAAAAAACTGGCTGAGTTACAACAACTACTTGAAAAAGTGGAGAAAGAACGCGGCGAGCTTTTACAAATTATTGAAAAGGACCGGAAAACTTTAGCAGAAAAAAATCAAGCGTTACAATTGTATCAAGGTGATATTGAAAAAAAGATAGAAATATTAAAAAGTGAATATATTGATTTGCTCAATTCACAGGCTACGATCAAAAATGAAGATCGTCACCTACGCGATCGATTGGAACAAATGGGCAATCGGAATCTGCGCCTTCTAAAGGAAAACGAACAATTTCTTATGGAACGAAAAAGGTTGAAGGAACAAATTCAGTCGGTGGAAGGGCAAATGAAACAATTGCAACGATCGATTGAAGATTTGGCTTCCGTTCGTCAAGAAAGCCAACGGAAAATGGAACAATTAGAAATCGAATATAAAAATGCCGAAGAAAAGTATTATAAAGGGTTACAATTCGTTCAGCAGGCTAAAAACCGAAAAGAATTGCTTGAAGAATTGGAAGGAGATTTCGCCGGATTTTTCCGTGGTGTAAAGGAAGTGTTAAAGGCAAGAAACCAATTGCCTGGTATCGAAGGAGCGGTCGCAGAATTAATTCAAGTGGATGAACCGTATGAAACGGCTATTGAAATCGCCCTTTCATCTAGTATGCAACATATCGTTGTAAAGACGGAGGAAAGTGCAAGGAAGGCGATCGAATATTTGAAGAAAAATGGTTTTGGTCGGGCTACCTTTCTCCCCCAATCTGTCATCAAGGGAAAGGAATTACCGGAGCATGTGAAACGGATTGTCCAAAATCATCCATCCTTTGTCGGAATTGCATCGAATTTAGTTTCCATCGACAAGAAATACGATTCGATTATTACAAACTTATTAGGAAACGTCATTATTAGTCGCGACTTAAAAGGGGCCAACGATATCGCCAAACAAGTCCAATACCGTTATCGAGTCGTGACGTTAGAAGGGGACGTGGTCAATGCCGGCGGTTCGATGACAGGAGGGACAACGAAACAAAAGGGCGGATCCTTCCTTGCGAGAAAATCGGAACTCGAATCCTTGAAGGAAAAACTAAAGGCCATGGATTCGAAGACGTTGAAATGGGAACAAAATTTAAAGAAGAAAAAAGAGCTAATCAAAGGCCAACATGAATATTTGCAAAAACTAGAAGATCAAAGAATTTTATTACAAGAACAAATTCAAAAACTTAAGGACGAACGGAAAGATTTATATTGGCAAGAAAAAAATATCGACGAACGACTTGTCATCTTCGACCGGGAAGAAACGGCTTTATCGGAAGAAAAACAAGAATTGGAAATGAAAGTCGAACAGAATCGGGAAAAATTGACGGACGTCCAGTTAAAAATCCAAAAAATTGAGGAAGAAATCGCCATTTTATCGAAAAGACAAACGATGAATGAATCAGAAAAAAACGATTTAATGGAAATGATGAACGAATTGAAGGTGGACTTAGCAAAAAAAGAAGAAAAACTTCACCATTTACAACAACAATTCGAAGACTTTCAAGAACGGCAATTGGAACGAAGAGAACGGTTAGAGAAAAACAAACGGGAACGAGAGGAATATATACAAACGATCGAATCGAATGATGATGAGGTCGTTCATATCGATGAAAAGGCGAAAGAAACGCTCAAAAATAAAGAAAAAACCGTCGAGCTCATTGCCGAACGAAGAAAAAACAGACTAGAAATCCAGCAACAATTGGAAAATCTCGAACGGGAAACCCAAGAGTTGAAAAGAACCCATAAATCATTAAACGATTTATTAACCGACGAACAAGTGAAATTAAATCGCCTCGATGTAGATTTAGATAATCGATTAGCTAGATTACGGGAAGAATATTTCCTTAGTTATGAAGGTGCGAAGGAAACGTACCCACTATCCGTTCCGTATGAAGATGCAAAGAAAAAAGTAATGTTATTGAAGCGTGCAATCGATGAACTTGGTACGGTGAACCTCGGCGCAATTGACGAATATGAACGAGTGAAAGAACGTTATGAATTTTTATTGGAGCAAAGGGAAGATCTGCAAGGGGCGAAAAACACGCTTTACCAAATTATCGCAGAAATGGATGAAGAAATGATTCGCCGATTCCATGAAACGTTTAACGCCATACGCGATGAATTTAACGATGTGTTTTGTTCGCTGTTCGGTGGAGGAAGGGCTGATTTAACATTAACAGACCCGAACGATTTATTGAATACAGGTGTGGAAATTATTGCTCAACCTCCTGGCAAAAAATTACAAAACCTTGCACTCCTTTCCGGTGGAGAACGGGCATTAACGGCAATTGCCTTACTCTTTTCCATCCTTCGCGTTAGACCTGTTCCTTTCTGTGTTCTCGATGAGGTGGAAGCAGCTTTGGATGAAGCGAACGTCTATCGCTTCAGCCAATATTTAAAACAATTTAGCAAACAGTCCCAATTTATCGTCATTACCCATAGAAAGGGAACGATGGAGGAGGCAGATGTGTTGTACGGAGTAACGATGCAAGAATCGGGAGTATCGAAACTCGTTTCCGTTCGATTGGATGAGGAAAGCTACGTCGGATAA